A genomic region of Zea mays cultivar B73 chromosome 6, Zm-B73-REFERENCE-NAM-5.0, whole genome shotgun sequence contains the following coding sequences:
- the LOC111589235 gene encoding protein AUXIN-REGULATED GENE INVOLVED IN ORGAN SIZE: MMLHCTFAISEAPARALALGQVSVMRAMPQEEEAAVATTTMAGGKVAALLATAAALLLLLPLALPPLPPPPTQLLFVPVVLLLLVASLAFCPAATSSPSPMHAADHGSFGTTGSPHLC; the protein is encoded by the coding sequence ATGATGCTGCACTGCACATTTGCTATATCTGAGGCTCCTGCGCGCGCCTTGGCCCTTGGCCAGGTGTCTGTCATGCGGGCGATGCCGCAGGAAGAAGAAGCCGCGGTGGCGACGACGACCATGGCCGGGGGCAAGGTGGCGGCgctgctggccacggcggccgcgctgctgctgctgctcccgctggcgctgccgccgctgccgccgccgcccacgcagCTGTTGTTCGTCCCCGTGGTCTTGCTGCTCCTCGTGGCGTCCCTCGCGTTCTGCCCCGCCGCGACCTCCTCGCCGTCGCCGATGCATGCCGCCGACCACGGGTCGTTCGGGACCACTGGATCACCGCACCTATGTTGA